The stretch of DNA gatttttttatgaaattttattttaaatttgggGTTTTTTtcaaaacagtaaaataaaagaCAAAGCCAGTTTAGTTATTCATGAGAAAAATTCAATGtgagtttagagataaattctttctttttttatatagaaaaaATGACTAAATTTGATAGTGATAAGATAATATTCAATAGCATAACATTTTATTCATAGCACCATTTTTTTACCTACTCATGTTTCTCTTTTGATGTGTCGATCCATTTTGATAAGCATAGGCCGGTTAAGATAGAAATTGAAgaaatatgtatatattatttgaaaattgcgAGCAAAAATTTCCATTTTAGAAAATTTACATGACATTGATAGAAAGCGTGTGTAAGAAAACGCATGACTACAAGAAGTGCGTCTCTACATTGAAATCGAATCCTCGCAGCTTCAACACCGACGTAAAAGGGTTAGCGAATATCATGGGGTGTAATACAAGGCCAACTAACTGAAATATTAACAGTGACCGGTCACATTATTTTACGTCTAAACTAATCAAATTACCATCAAACATAACTGGAAGAATCTCAATTAATTATAAATGATCTCCTTAAAAAAATGATTACGAACtatttctgtacaaaatttgcaaatttgaaaaagaaaagtctataacaattatttttcaagtatttgcaaacacTACCTAAAATTGTGTTCGACTATTTTAACTTAGAGCAGCTGTTTTAATCCATAAATCTTTTTTTTAAGATACTCTGCATTTCCTCATTTCTTTTTGGCGTCAcagctggttttttttttttttttttttttttttttttgtataagCAAATGTGGAACAATTTTGTCACTAATTACCAAACAAATTTcagtttaattttgtttgtagAAAAGGACTAAAAAATATGGAGTGTGCTAAGATAATATTTGATAGCCCACCATGTGATTCATAAAACCATTTTTAGCCCTCTTTCTATTTTTATGTGTAGATCAATTTTGAAAAGTAATAGGCCAATTAAGTTATAACGTGaagaaatatgtatatatattatattatttaacatttgaaaacaaaaaaaattccatTTTAGACAATTGGCATTATTAAGGCTACAAAGGTAAATTAACAATTTGAGACACTTTTTACCTTTTTTATTGCAAAAATATACTTAAATACTCTTTCCTCTACATAGATATAGACATATTTTTACTCTTATTATCATATGTGATCAGATTCCACTTAAGTCTCCATGTTATTATTCATCACTCAACGATTGAGTTGGTGTAAATTTTCAAATGTCTCAAATTACGATTCGGATTTCAAGGTACAACTTGTCTGCAAAATGTCTCGAGTTCGAAACCCGGTGACAACTGCTccaactaaaaaaaataaattagttGTGATGACAAAAAATAACTGGTCTCATGGTTATCCAAATTTTATGTATAACCAACTAGGAAACATGCTAATTTAcgtttataataaaatatttggtTCAAATTGAGTATTACAAATTTATAAAAACATGGTGTGGCACCATTTTAATATTGTGAACTAAATTCATCcgaatgttatttttttaaaaaaatgaccaCTAATAACGGGTTTAGTTTTCCATGGGCCTTGGGTCCAACAAGAGTAATTAGCGAAGGTACTTTAATCCAGAAGTCATCTTCACAATATGAGCCCGTTAGGCGAATTTGTTGTCCTCTCTCTTTATGGGCCTCAGAAGGTCCACTAAGTTGATATACTTATTATAATTCATCAGGGATCGATTGTGTAGAAtttgatatatatgtaaaaaaaaaaaaaaaaactatatctTAATCATTGTAAGTGCGTAACAAGTCTGGtttctataatttttaaatacaataaatttatttaaattaaaacaaatgGATGACTAAATTTAGTATCTTACATCCTTACATTCCAGCTTTCGATtgcgataaattttattttggtcTTTTCAATTGTGTTTGATTTTGTATATTTAGAGATGTTTATTCCAGGCAGGCTTAGGGGCGTTAGGGCAGCCATTTACGCGTCTTTTTTGGGCGCCCCAAGGCCCCCAACGTCTCTTATAGGCGTTTGGAGCTCGAATTTTTCCTCTGATGCTATCGTTTCGAGTTTTCCTTAATTTCATTTCTTGATTTCCATTCATTAATTAAGCCTAAAAATTATAACAGTAATGAAATTACATCAACAACTTTCGCCTAGAGATTtgcataatatttaatatatactaAATAATATCATAGTAGTTTTTCTAATTTTATTTACGacaaattctcaaaatcaatagCCAACTCTACGGAATTATGAtacacgtgtgtgtgtgtgtgtgtgtgtgtgtgtgtgtatacatGTCAATAATTAGTCTTATATTTCAGTAATCAATATGGATTCTGATGATTTGAATAAGAGCAGGATTTTATACGAATAAGaattaaaaactttgatttcaTCACTCAATTAATTTATACAAATCCATTCTTTTTTGGAAGTAgaataaatttttgtttttgaaattaaacatttccttttttttcatttcattGATATCGTTGGTATCTTTACTCATCATATATATTTCACAAATATATAAAGAGTCTTTGCATATATATATTCGTGTGTAAGAAAATGGCAAAAAATGTAGTGTTATCGATTGTTGTTGTTTTGGTGTCCATCTCCTTCTTTAGCCAAGGCAATGCAGACATGTCGTTGATAGAAAGTGTGTGTAAGAAAACATTCGATTATAAGTTATGTGTCTCTTCTTTGAAATCGAATCCTCGCAGTTTCAACACCGATGTTAAAGGTCTAGCACGCATCATGATAGATGTAATACAGAGCAAGCAATAGAAGATTTGCAATCGAATTCTTTCAGAGAGGCATACACTGACGTGGATGATGTCTATTCAAATGAAGAAGAATGTGAGAACTCTTTCGCTGAGCTTGAAATCAAGTCGCCTATGACAAGTATAAACACTCATTTTGCTGCTTTTTGTAAAATCACCGAAGACATTATAGGCATCTTATtttagtgggaactatatttaAGTATACAAGCTTTAATTCTACACTTTTGTTGAGGACTAAGGTTTGacttgaatttttttctttgttctTAATTAGTGTTTTTTAGCAACTAATTATTCTAACCAAACTCGAAAGGCTACATACatgtgttaaaaaaaatttcatatatttttaaaataaatgaaatgaaaatATAATCATAGCATAACTGGAAGGAATCATGTTACAAATCTAGGTAATAAGGTATTCTAGTTAAACCAATCCACTTCTGTCCTTGTATGAAGTTCCTTGCTGTGAATTTGTTGGCTTCTCTATATTTGATTGTGCGCGCCCATTTTACTCTACTGCTGGTATTTGCCCCTGGCCCCCGGTTCTCATATTCTGCGTAGTATACTTTGTCTATTCCGTGTCCTTGCCCTGCCCATTCCAACCAGCCGCTTGGATCAATCAGTTTATCCAATAAACTATGCATAATCACTGTTGTTGAGTAGTTCTTCCAGGGCCTGCCTAAATAGGTCTTCACGTTCAACCTCGGCAGCAGCTCTGGTGCACTTGCAATAGTGCAATTTTGCATCACGATGcctgaaatattttttcctgattcTCTTCCTTGCGCCGTGATGGTATTCGACTGCCCTTGTCGAGGTCTGCGCGCATAGACATTGCAATTTTGAAAGAGCGCTCGTGCATCACCGAATATAAAATCTACAGTTCCATAAATATCGCACTCCCTGAAAAATTGGATGCCTTGCCAGACATACAACGTATCCTGATACCCTAGGAATCGCCATCTGTAGAAAGCAGAATATCGACCTTCGATTGTCACAGCCACTGACTGGTTCATGTTTACACCAGCAGTGTTCTCGAAGGTAACTTCTTTGGCCACAAAACCGTTAGCAACGACTcctgaaaataaataacataataaGAATGTAAGTGTCTCCTTAACGATAGCATTTGGTTGAAATGGTCTCTCTTACGTATGTTAAGCACATACATATAAACACACCAATCAAGCACAATTATGGAAGACATGTTATCATGTATTTACTGACTGTGGCTGTGTCGTAAGTCAGGAAAGCCCATGTTTTTGCTTCTATTCCCGGATATTATAGTCTTGTCTATCCCATCTCCCACTAAATATAGGTTGATCTTCTCCTCCGGAATAAAAACGTGTTCGTGATAAATTCCTGCTCTTATTTTGATATAAGTTATAATTGAACTATAGCGTGGTGCTGCTGAAATTGCTTGGGAGATAGTGGTAAAGTTTCCACTACCATCCATGGCAACTATGAAAGTCTTTTGTGGGCATACACCTCGTAATACCGAGATGAGGGATAACACAATACAAGCGCAACTCATAATTGATTGTTTCTCCATGCTTCTTTTCgtactttcctgctcaaaacTTGCATCGTTAGTAAGAACACAATATCGGATGTTAATTCTATGTTAATGTCTAACTATTTTAGAATCATAGAGCTTTTTTGTCAGCATGATATACTAAAAGAATCTTGGTGTTCGGAGTTGACAGCAGACATGGTGTATTGGAACGAGATTGACCTCTAACGCACTAGAATAAGATGTGAGTTTTAAGTTGTAAATGTCAGTGTGTGCCTGTGTACTTCAGATTTTTCATGCAGCTATATGTTCTTCGGGAAAACAAAAGTTAAATCCCTCAGCTGGTTGTACGAACAAATTGATTATATGCTTCAACAATGTCATTCTAAACTGGTGATCACCAACGTACTGTTTCTTCTATATCTACACACATTTAACAGATATGttttatttgagttgatttcCCTCATATTCTTGCTCGGTTGCCCCTCTGGACGAGTAAATAAGCACTCAAAACATTGGTCGAATCTAACTTGTGGTAGTGATTTCTTAGAGATGCCAAAATGTGTTATTTGAGTCACGTTCTGTGAACTTATGATAGGAGAGTTtctttattaaaatttaaattaaagagAACTTACTCTATTATCCAGAGTTTAGAATAGTATACCTAATTGATCAATATGATTGATTTAGAATCACTTGCTCTGAGTGGGTTTAATCTACTCTCCTCTTTTAGGGACACCTCAATTCTGATTTCAAAGGAGTGCTGTTGTTTCCATTCGTAATATATATTTGTCAAATATCATGAATATAAGAGAATCACTAGTCATGGGCATAGGTAATTAATGTTTCAGTAATTTGACTTATGTTCCTTCATCTATACAGTGTTGAGAGCCTGCTGGCAAGTTGCTAAAATCATATGAACTATATCTTCATCGCATGGAAAGACACAAAAATGAGAGAATTCAGGTTTTTGTTGATCTTTATATGTTAATAATTCTTCTACGTTGCTAAGATTTCTTCACTATTTAACAATTGGCAGACATACTGAAGCAACAGGAACGAAAAGTTGATGGCTAATCACTATGTGCTATGAGAAATTTTTAGACTCACGACAAGGTTAGTCCTTGCCATGAGAATTTACTAAAAACTGATATGGGCAAGCCTGAACAAACATGGCCTCAAGAATATTTGCCTGAGATGCAATCTAGGTTGGTAAATATTGGGAGTAAGATGGACCTACCACAAACATCATCTACAGATGAAACTCCCATGAAAGAAGTAAGACGAGGtggaaatgaaaaatgttttagtGAGGATACAGTTGTGGGTAAGTTTGTAGATACTGCCATAGTTGGGAAATCTGATGCAGAAAATTCACGGCATCATGGTCTTGTGGAATCCACAATTAACACAAAAGAGGCCATGAATGACATCAATATCATGTTTCGAAAGCCATTATAGCCATCAATACTAACCGTAGAGGAGACAGAAACAAGTCCAAAACTGGTGACTTCTTGAACAAAGGACTTGAGGCTTTCAAGGATGAGAGCATACGTGCTGAGGTTGGGTGGTCTCTCAGCAGAACTTGTCCAAGGATTCAACATTTCCACGAATCCAAAAAGGATTCAACATTTCCACGAATCCAAAGATCTGATGTTAATGATCCCCTAAAGAAACCATTTGAAATCTATGTTGACAGCGATAGAAAACTCATGATGCTcaagagaaatcattgagaaaggtgttcaagttcaaaaatcttaaaGTGTTtgataatatatgcatgcttgTAATTTCGATAGTTATAGAAATGAGAATGAATGGCCAACGATGGattctttttctcatccattTACCAGAAATGAATTTGATGGCTCTATTGATATGTGGTTTATATTAGTAATTAGGTGTAATGTTTGTTTCATTGTTTGTTTTTGGTGTTACCAAATAAGGCTCTGgtgttttttaataaaattacatATCCTTGTTCGCTAGTATCTTTTACCAAGGTGAGAAATGGAGAATTAATAGAAAATATCAAATTtgtgtagttttttttttattgccaTACTAGCATAGGTCACAAGTTTTTACAAGTATTTGTTATCTTACCGTTACgaggaaaaatgaaattttaataGAAAACATCAAATTTTAGTAACCTTTCTATAAACATTTGTgtggtcaatttttttttttagtcgAAGAGATACAtccaaataatatttaatttgtaaGTTTACTTATAAAAAGTAAGAGATTAAGACTTTGGCTATATATTTTGCTAGTGATGTGGACACGACCTGATTACAAGGATGAGTATATTGATAAATATATCTCCAAATTATTTATTCGTGATTTACATTACCTCGTACTTTTCAAATATTCGTGCATTTGCCATCTCAAGTGTGTACTTGAATTTCTCTTTGGGGTTAAACTGCTaagatttttttatgaaattttattttaaatttgggGTTTTTTtcaaaacagtaaaataaaagaCAAAGCCAGTTTAGTTATTCATGAGAAAAATTCAGTGtgagtttagagataaattctttctttttttatatagaaaaaATGACTAAATTTGATAGTGATAAGATAATATTCAATAGCATAACATTTTATTCATAGCACCATTTTTTTACCTACTTATGTTTCTCTTTTGATGTGTCGATCCATTTTGATAAGCATAGGCCGGTTAAGAGAGAAATTGAAgaaatatgtatatattatttgaaaattgcgAGCAAAAATTTCCATTTTAGAAAATTTACATGACATTGATAGAAAGCGTGTGTAAGAAAACGCATGACTACAAGAAGTGCGTCTCTACATTGAAATCGAATCCTCGCAGCTTCAACACCGACGTAAAAGGGTTAGCGAGTATCATGGGGTGTAATACAAGGCCAAGTAACTGAAATATTAACAGTGACCGGTCACATTATTTTACGTCTAAACTAATCAAATTACCATCAAACATAACTGGAAGAatcttaattaattataaatgatctccttaaaaaaatgattacgaactatttctgtacaaaatttgcaaatttgaaaaagaaaagtctataacaattatttttcaagtatttgcaaacacTACCTAAAATTGTGTTCGACTATTTTAACTTAGAGCAGCTGTTTTAATCCATAAATCTTTTTTTTAAGATACTCTGCATTTCCTCATTTCTTTTTGGCGTCAcagctggtttttttttttttttttttttttttgtataagCAAATGTGGAACAATTTTGTTACTAATTACCAaacaaatttcagttttttaattttgtttgtagAAAAGGACTAAAATATATGGAGTGTGCTAAGATAATATTTGATAGCCCACCATGTGATTCATAAAACCATTTTTAGCCCTCTTTCTATTTTTATGTGTAGATCAATTTTGAAAAGTAATAGGCCAATTAAGTTATAACGTGaagaaatatgtatatatattatattatttaacatttgaaaacaaaaaaaattccatTTTAGACAATTGGCATTATTAAGGCTACAAAGGTAAATTAACAATTTGAGGCACTTTTTACCTTTTTATTGCAAAAATATacttatttaaatttgaaaacaaaaaaattccaTTTTAGAAAATTGGTATTATCAAGACTACAAAGGTAAATTAACAATTTGAGGCATTTTTTACCTTTTTTATTGCAAAAATATACTTAAATACTCTTTCCTCTACATAGATAGCATATTTTTACTCTTATCATATGCGATCAGAATCCACTTAAGTCTCCATGTTATTATTCATCACTCAACGATTGAGTTGGTGTAAATTTTCAAATGTCTCAAATTACGGTTCGGATTTCAAGGTACAACTTGTCTGCAAGATGTCTCGAGTTCGAAACCCATTGACAATTGCTCCAactaaaaaaaactaaattagaTGTGATGACAAAAAATGACTGGTCTCATGGTTATCCAAATTTTATGTGTAAACCAACTAGGAAACATGCTaagtttataataaaatatttagttCCAAATGAGTATTACAAATTTATAGAAACATGGTGTGTCCCCATTTCAATATTGTGAACTAAATTCATCcgaatgttatttttttaaaaaaatgaccaCTAATAACGGGTTTAGTTTTCCATGGGCCTTGGGTCCAACAAGAGTAATTAGGGAAGGTACTTTAATCCAGAAGTCATCTTCACAATATGAGCCCGTTAGGCGAATTTGTTGGCCTCTCTCTTTATGGGCCTCAGAAGGTCCACTAAGTTATATACTTATTATAATTCATCAGGGATTGATCGTagaatttgatatatatataaaaaactaTGTCTTAATCATTGTAAGTGCGTAACAAGTCTGGTTtcgataatttttaaaattttaaatacaataaatttatttaaatttaaaacaaatgGATGATATCTTACAACTCCTTACGTTCCGGTCCTGCTTTCGATTGCGATAAATTTTACTttggtctttttttttttg from Primulina tabacum isolate GXHZ01 chromosome 3, ASM2559414v2, whole genome shotgun sequence encodes:
- the LOC142538430 gene encoding pectinesterase-like; this translates as MNQSVAVTIEGRYSAFYRWRFLGYQDTLYVWQGIQFFRECDIYGTVDFIFGDARALFQNCNVYARRPRQGQSNTITAQGRESGKNISGIVMQNCTIASAPELLPRLNVKTYLGRPWKNYSTTVIMHSLLDKLIDPSGWLEWAGQGHGIDKVYYAEYENRGPGANTSSRVKWARTIKYREANKFTARNFIQGQKWIGLTRIPYYLDL